The nucleotide sequence AGATGTAATCGTCCGGCTGTTTCTCTATGATTTCAGGTTTGACGTTCTTGAGCTGCTCTTCAAGTTTTTTCTGCATATACTCCAGCTGCTTCTTTTCTTTTTCCGCATCAAGAAGCTGCTTTGCAAGCTCATCGACCTGTTTCTTGTATTTCTCCACGTCCTTCCGTATGTTCTCTATCTCGCTTCGTTTCAAGCTTCCTATCTGCTCGCCCAGAGCTTCATAAAGCTCCCTCTGCTGCTCCGGTTCCAGATATGCAAGCTGCGTGCCTGCTGTTGACGAAAGCTTACCGGATTCCACAAGCGTCTGAAGTTCGGGGATTAAATCGTTGAGTTTTTTGAGTTCATGATAGCGCCTTTTGCTTATTCCCATGTCTCCAATTATTTCTTGCTGTAAATTTTTAGGATATGAAAGTGCGGCTGCCGCACTTTGACCACCTAAATTCTGTAAATTTTCTCTGTATCCTCCCCTCTTAATTCCGTATATCCTTTCAAGCTCCAGAATGCACCTTGCTGTTTTCATCGGGTTCAAATTGCCAATGCCGCGCTGTCTTAAGTTCGTCTCAATCAGGTCTTTCAGTATCCAATCTTCTTTTGAAAGTCCGTCCTTGTTCTCATACGTTCTGACTTCGCACGGAACTTCTTTCATACCGATTTCCTTCGCTGCTCTTAATCTCTGGTTGCCGGATACCACAATGTAATTCTGCGTAATTATTAAAGGCACGATTATCCCGCTCGTCCTAATGCTCTCCACAAACTCATTCCAACGTTCGCCCTCGATATCGTCAAAAAGCTCATTGTTCCTCGGGTGTTCTTTAAGAAGAGATACATCAATCATTTTCATAAATACCCCATCCTTTCAATCAAATTTGCAGAAACAGGACATCCATGTCCATAAGCAAAATGCTGTTCATGAAAAAAGCAAAAGGCAGGGTAGAATCCCTGCCTTGCTTTAAAAACTATTATTGTGCGGAAGCTGCTGCTGTCGGTGGTGTGGCTGCCAAATCTGTAAACGTGGCTGTATCGGCCTGTCCAACGGTTGGCTGCACGCTGTCAGTGGTGTATACGTCGTCAGTAGAGCCGAGCTTGCCGTCCT is from Caldanaerobius fijiensis DSM 17918 and encodes:
- a CDS encoding ParB/RepB/Spo0J family partition protein codes for the protein MKMIDVSLLKEHPRNNELFDDIEGERWNEFVESIRTSGIIVPLIITQNYIVVSGNQRLRAAKEIGMKEVPCEVRTYENKDGLSKEDWILKDLIETNLRQRGIGNLNPMKTARCILELERIYGIKRGGYRENLQNLGGQSAAAALSYPKNLQQEIIGDMGISKRRYHELKKLNDLIPELQTLVESGKLSSTAGTQLAYLEPEQQRELYEALGEQIGSLKRSEIENIRKDVEKYKKQVDELAKQLLDAEKEKKQLEYMQKKLEEQLKNVKPEIIEKQPDDYIFLKKSVANISQQLEQQTAKLKQLEEEKEKLEKERTEYAKALQELKEANKKLQEQKERAEKQVADMTIAEIQAKNKHKVRQALSLLVGEINRRTAEIKLMMEADIANLEDPEIGNWIQKTIDALNESIEELERWNYTKEGRIYDAARYSVS